A single genomic interval of Croceibacter atlanticus HTCC2559 harbors:
- the rimK gene encoding 30S ribosomal protein S6--L-glutamate ligase, whose product MNIKILSRNANLYSTQRLIEACKKRKHDVEVIDPLKCDLIIEKRKPTIVYKGRVLEHVDAVIPRVGASITFYGTAVVRQFEMMGAFTTTESQALVRSRDKLRSLQLLTKARLGMPKTVFSNYSKDVSQIISHVGGAPVIIKVLEGTQGLGVVLAETEKAAESVLEAFNGLQARVIVQEFIKEAKGADIRAFVVDGQVVGAMKRQGKEGEFRSNLHRGGSASIIELTDEEEIAAIKAVKVMGLGVAGVDMLQSERGPLILEVNSSPGLEGIETATGKDIAKSIVRYIEKNI is encoded by the coding sequence ATGAATATCAAAATTTTATCTAGAAATGCTAACCTTTATTCAACACAGCGTTTAATTGAAGCATGTAAAAAAAGAAAGCATGATGTAGAGGTTATTGATCCTTTAAAGTGTGATCTAATTATTGAAAAGAGAAAACCAACTATTGTATATAAAGGTCGTGTATTAGAACACGTAGATGCTGTAATACCTCGAGTAGGTGCCTCTATCACATTTTATGGTACAGCTGTTGTACGCCAATTTGAGATGATGGGTGCTTTTACTACTACAGAATCTCAAGCTTTAGTAAGAAGTAGAGACAAACTAAGAAGTTTACAGTTGCTTACCAAAGCAAGGTTGGGTATGCCAAAAACTGTTTTTAGCAATTACTCTAAAGACGTTTCGCAAATTATTAGTCATGTTGGTGGCGCTCCAGTTATCATTAAAGTACTAGAAGGCACACAAGGATTAGGTGTGGTTTTAGCTGAAACTGAAAAGGCAGCAGAATCTGTTTTAGAAGCATTTAATGGCTTACAAGCTCGTGTTATTGTACAAGAATTTATAAAGGAGGCAAAAGGAGCAGACATTAGAGCATTTGTGGTAGATGGACAAGTTGTTGGTGCAATGAAGCGCCAAGGTAAAGAAGGAGAATTTAGAAGCAACCTGCACCGTGGAGGATCTGCAAGCATTATTGAATTAACAGACGAAGAAGAGATTGCAGCAATTAAAGCCGTAAAAGTTATGGGGTTAGGTGTTGCAGGTGTAGATATGCTACAAAGTGAGCGTGGCCCATTGATACTTGAGGTAAACTCATCTCCAGGATTAGAAGGTATTGAAACAGCAACTGGAAAAGACATTGCAAAATCAATTGTTCGTTATATAGAAAAGAACATATAA
- a CDS encoding succinylglutamate desuccinylase/aspartoacylase family protein — protein MAHIDDQNVLYIFDQTILPGAKATINFNMAKLYTTTNVDVPIIIERSKVPGPTVLITGGIHGDEVNGVEIVRQLISKGINKPKIGTIICVPVLNVFGFLNMNREFPDGRDLNRVFPGFKNGSLASRLAYQFTKNILPVANYCLDFHTGGASRFNAPQIRVKKGDAEALDFAKVFNAPFTMYSKTIPKSYRETCGKLNIPILLFEGGKSQDNDKTIAKYGVDGSMRILNHLGMLDDKFSVPDVNAPTVIIDSSTWIRAKYSGLLHTKIECGKHVEKGEYIATITDPYGQFRHKVKTNNEGYIINVNQSPMVYQGDAIFHISTSSQSNEEAEGEDN, from the coding sequence ATGGCTCATATAGACGATCAAAACGTACTTTACATTTTTGACCAAACTATTTTACCAGGAGCAAAAGCTACCATTAATTTTAATATGGCTAAGCTTTACACTACAACCAATGTAGATGTGCCTATAATTATTGAGCGCTCTAAAGTTCCTGGCCCAACAGTACTTATAACTGGTGGTATACATGGTGATGAAGTAAATGGTGTCGAAATAGTAAGGCAACTAATATCTAAAGGCATTAATAAACCTAAAATAGGGACTATTATATGTGTTCCTGTTTTAAACGTCTTCGGATTTTTAAATATGAATCGTGAATTTCCAGATGGTCGCGACCTTAATAGAGTATTTCCAGGCTTTAAGAATGGTAGTTTAGCAAGTAGACTTGCTTACCAATTCACAAAAAATATTTTACCTGTTGCTAATTATTGTTTAGACTTTCACACTGGTGGTGCAAGTCGATTTAATGCACCACAGATTAGAGTGAAAAAAGGAGATGCAGAAGCTTTAGATTTTGCTAAAGTATTTAACGCGCCTTTCACTATGTACTCTAAAACAATCCCAAAATCTTACAGAGAAACTTGCGGAAAACTAAATATTCCTATATTACTTTTTGAAGGCGGAAAATCTCAGGATAACGATAAAACCATTGCAAAATATGGTGTTGATGGATCTATGAGAATCTTAAATCACCTAGGTATGTTAGATGATAAATTTAGTGTACCAGACGTTAACGCTCCTACAGTAATTATAGACTCTAGCACATGGATAAGAGCTAAATATAGTGGTTTGCTACACACAAAAATAGAATGTGGCAAACACGTAGAAAAAGGAGAATATATTGCCACAATAACAGACCCATATGGTCAATTTAGACATAAGGTTAAAACTAATAATGAAGGGTATATTATTAATGTAAATCAATCTCCTATGGTATATCAAGGAGATGCCATTTTTCATATTTCAACTTCAAGTCAATCTAATGAAGAAGCAGAAGGCGAGGACAACTAA
- a CDS encoding 5-formyltetrahydrofolate cyclo-ligase: protein MKKQKARTTNKLRRQNLSVETREELSMRIANKALQLHIWEHSFYHIFLAIETQAEINTEYLLHILNGKDKQVVIPKTDFKTRAMKSILLLDNTRLKLNAYNIPEPLDGIEITSEQIDVVFIPLLAFDKTGQRAGYGKGFYDAFLALCKPETIKIGLSFFEVEEEPFEDVLNTDIPLDYCVTPEKVYSF, encoded by the coding sequence ATGAAGAAGCAGAAGGCGAGGACAACTAATAAACTACGTAGGCAAAACTTAAGTGTAGAAACTCGTGAAGAATTAAGCATGAGAATTGCAAATAAAGCATTGCAACTTCATATCTGGGAACATTCTTTTTATCATATTTTCCTAGCAATTGAAACACAAGCCGAAATTAATACAGAATACCTGCTACATATTTTAAATGGTAAGGACAAACAAGTAGTTATACCTAAAACAGACTTTAAAACAAGAGCTATGAAAAGCATCTTGTTATTGGACAATACACGGTTAAAGTTAAACGCCTACAATATACCAGAACCATTAGATGGTATAGAAATTACTTCTGAACAAATAGATGTTGTATTTATACCTTTATTAGCTTTTGACAAAACAGGGCAACGTGCAGGTTATGGTAAAGGGTTTTATGATGCCTTTTTAGCACTATGTAAACCTGAAACCATTAAAATTGGATTAAGTTTTTTTGAAGTTGAAGAAGAACCCTTTGAAGATGTCTTAAACACAGACATACCTCTAGATTATTGTGTAACACCAGAAAAGGTGTATTCTTTTTAA
- a CDS encoding lipoprotein signal peptidase has translation MSLKKASLLILVVLLIDQISKIYIKTNFILGDEVAVLSWFKIRFIENPGMAWGFELPGNYGKLILTLFRIVAIAGIGYWLWDSVKKNGSKVLIASIALIFAGALGNILDSVFYGIVFNDSLHQVATFLPEEGGYSSLFHGKVVDMLYFPLYQGYLPEWVPFWGGEYFRFFEPVFNIADSVIFIGVVMLLIFNKKAFPKTEEEA, from the coding sequence ATGTCTTTAAAGAAAGCATCCTTACTTATACTAGTGGTTTTATTAATAGACCAAATTTCTAAGATTTACATTAAAACTAATTTTATACTGGGTGATGAGGTAGCTGTATTAAGTTGGTTTAAAATTAGGTTCATAGAAAATCCTGGAATGGCTTGGGGTTTCGAGTTGCCAGGTAACTACGGAAAGTTAATTCTTACCTTATTTAGAATAGTCGCTATTGCTGGTATAGGATATTGGTTGTGGGATAGTGTAAAGAAAAATGGTTCTAAAGTATTAATAGCTTCAATAGCATTAATATTTGCTGGTGCTTTAGGTAACATTTTAGACTCTGTATTTTACGGGATTGTTTTTAATGACAGCTTGCATCAAGTGGCTACTTTCCTACCAGAAGAAGGAGGTTATTCTTCGTTATTTCATGGTAAAGTAGTAGATATGCTTTACTTTCCTTTATACCAAGGTTACTTACCAGAATGGGTGCCATTTTGGGGTGGTGAGTATTTTAGATTCTTTGAGCCTGTTTTTAATATTGCAGATTCTGTAATATTTATAGGGGTTGTAATGTTATTAATCTTCAATAAGAAAGCATTTCCTAAAACAGAAGAAGAAGCTTAA
- a CDS encoding TraR/DksA family transcriptional regulator, with amino-acid sequence MAQTDVKERYSDKHLEEFRAIILEKIESAEHQLKMYEEAYNNLSGNGTEDTAPTFKAFDEGSETMSKESNAQLARRQEKFIRDLRNAIVRIENKTYGICRVTGKLINPERLKLVPHATLSIEAKNMQQ; translated from the coding sequence ATGGCACAAACAGATGTAAAAGAAAGATATAGCGATAAGCACTTAGAAGAATTTAGAGCTATTATATTAGAAAAAATTGAATCTGCAGAACATCAACTTAAAATGTATGAAGAAGCATACAATAACTTAAGTGGTAATGGCACAGAAGATACTGCGCCAACATTTAAGGCATTTGATGAAGGTAGTGAAACAATGAGTAAGGAAAGCAACGCACAGTTAGCTAGAAGACAAGAAAAATTTATACGTGATCTTAGGAATGCAATAGTACGTATAGAAAACAAAACGTACGGTATTTGTCGTGTAACAGGAAAACTAATAAATCCTGAGCGTCTTAAACTTGTGCCACATGCTACTTTAAGTATAGAGGCTAAAAATATGCAACAGTAG
- the ileS gene encoding isoleucine--tRNA ligase: MSTKFTEYKGLDLPKIASEILDYWKENKIFEKSISSKDDNKPFIFFEGPPSANGLPGVHHVLARSIKDIFPRYKSMKGFQVKRKAGWDTHGLPIELGVEKELGITKEDIGTKISVEDYNKACKKAVMRYTDVWNDLTEKMGYWVDMEDPYVTYKSKYMETVWWLLSQIYSKGLLYKGYTIQPYSPKAGTGLSSHELNQPGTYQDVSDTTVVAQFKADASTLPEELKAYKDNLFFLAWTTTPWTLPSNTALTVGPKIDYVVVKTYNQYTFEPITVIVAKKLVAKQFNKRFSAVETEEELSAYKEGDKKIPYLIVSEHKGKDLVGIRYEQLLSYAKPYENPQDAFRVISGDFVTTEDGTGIVHTAPTFGADDALVAKQASPQIPPLLVKDDNDNLVPLVDLQGKFTKHMGEFAGKYVKNEYYDEGQAPEKSVDVELAIKLKEENRAFHVEKYVHSYPNCWRTDKPILYYPLDSWFIKVTDVKDRMHELNTTINWKPKATGEGRFGNWLANANDWNLSRSRYWGIPLPIWRTEDGKEELMIGSVEDLKIEMKKSVEAGIMEKDIFEEFVVGDNSEENYDKIDLHKNIVDQIILVSSKGEPMRREADLIDVWFDSGSMPYAQFHYPFENKRLVETTWRKADFIAEGVDQTRGWFYTLHTIATMIFDDVAYKNVVSNGLVLDKNGQKMSKRLGNAVDPFETLSVYGPDATRWYMISNANPWDNLKFDIEGIEEVRRKFFGTLYNTYSFFSLYANLDGFTYDENPIPLEQRPEIDRWILSELHSLIKDVDSYYNDYDATRATRAISEFVQENLSNWFVRLSRRRYWKGDYETDKISAYQTLFECLLTVSKLGAPVSPFFMDKLYRDLIMASNKEPFESVHLAEFPIADETVIDKSLESKMKKAQIVSSLVLSLRRKEQIRVRQPLQRIMIPVLNDQQRSEILAVADLIKTEVNVKTIELLDDASDILVKQIKPNFKVLGPRFGKDMRFVASAISEMNAKEITKIEQEGEISIDVNGNLTKLTLEDVEITSQDIEGWLVANNSGITVALDVTISEDLRKEGIAREFVNRIQNLRKDSGYEVSDTIAIKIQKDGKIETAVTDNMEYIKNETLATSLDLVEELDNGTVVEFDDVTTKLFIDKN, translated from the coding sequence ATGAGTACGAAGTTCACTGAATACAAAGGACTTGACCTGCCTAAAATAGCATCAGAAATTCTTGACTACTGGAAAGAAAACAAGATTTTCGAAAAATCTATCAGCTCTAAAGATGACAATAAGCCCTTTATCTTTTTTGAAGGACCACCATCTGCAAATGGTTTGCCTGGAGTTCATCACGTGTTAGCACGTAGTATCAAGGATATTTTCCCTCGTTACAAGAGTATGAAAGGTTTTCAAGTTAAGCGTAAAGCAGGTTGGGATACTCATGGCTTACCAATTGAACTTGGAGTAGAAAAAGAACTGGGCATTACTAAAGAAGATATAGGTACTAAAATCTCTGTAGAAGATTACAATAAAGCTTGTAAGAAAGCAGTAATGAGATATACAGATGTTTGGAATGACCTTACCGAAAAAATGGGCTATTGGGTAGATATGGAAGATCCATATGTTACGTACAAGTCTAAATACATGGAAACCGTTTGGTGGTTGTTGTCTCAAATTTATAGCAAAGGTTTGCTTTATAAAGGCTATACCATACAACCTTATTCTCCAAAAGCAGGAACAGGTTTAAGCTCTCATGAGCTTAACCAACCAGGAACATATCAAGATGTGTCTGATACTACTGTGGTGGCACAATTTAAAGCAGATGCTTCAACATTGCCCGAAGAGCTAAAGGCATATAAAGACAATTTATTCTTCTTAGCTTGGACAACAACACCTTGGACATTACCAAGTAATACAGCATTAACAGTTGGACCTAAGATAGATTATGTGGTTGTAAAAACATACAACCAATATACTTTTGAGCCAATTACAGTAATTGTAGCTAAAAAGTTAGTAGCTAAACAATTTAACAAGCGTTTTAGCGCTGTTGAAACAGAAGAAGAACTTTCAGCCTATAAAGAAGGCGACAAAAAGATACCTTACTTAATAGTTTCAGAACATAAAGGAAAAGATTTAGTAGGTATACGCTATGAGCAACTATTATCTTATGCTAAGCCGTACGAAAACCCTCAAGATGCATTTAGAGTAATTTCTGGAGATTTTGTTACAACAGAAGACGGTACAGGAATAGTGCACACAGCACCAACATTTGGTGCAGATGATGCTTTGGTAGCTAAGCAGGCATCACCGCAAATACCACCGTTATTAGTAAAAGATGATAACGACAACCTTGTGCCACTAGTCGATTTACAAGGGAAATTCACCAAACATATGGGTGAGTTTGCTGGTAAATATGTGAAAAATGAGTACTATGATGAAGGGCAAGCGCCTGAGAAATCTGTAGATGTTGAGTTAGCCATAAAGCTAAAGGAAGAAAATAGAGCATTTCACGTAGAGAAATATGTGCACAGTTATCCAAACTGCTGGCGTACAGATAAGCCAATCTTGTACTATCCGTTAGATTCTTGGTTTATAAAAGTAACAGATGTTAAAGATCGTATGCACGAGCTTAACACAACAATTAACTGGAAACCTAAAGCAACAGGTGAAGGCCGTTTTGGAAATTGGTTAGCAAATGCTAATGACTGGAACCTGTCTAGATCTCGCTATTGGGGAATTCCATTGCCAATTTGGAGAACAGAAGATGGTAAGGAAGAGTTAATGATAGGCTCTGTTGAAGACCTTAAAATTGAAATGAAAAAGTCTGTTGAAGCAGGCATAATGGAGAAAGATATTTTTGAAGAATTTGTAGTAGGAGATAACTCCGAAGAAAATTATGATAAGATAGACTTACATAAAAATATAGTAGACCAAATTATCTTGGTATCTTCTAAAGGAGAGCCAATGCGTCGTGAAGCAGATTTAATTGATGTTTGGTTTGATAGTGGAAGTATGCCATATGCACAATTTCACTATCCATTCGAGAATAAAAGACTTGTTGAGACCACGTGGCGTAAAGCAGATTTTATTGCAGAAGGCGTAGACCAAACAAGAGGATGGTTTTACACCTTGCACACAATTGCAACAATGATTTTTGATGATGTTGCATACAAAAATGTAGTTTCTAATGGATTAGTTTTAGACAAGAATGGTCAAAAAATGTCTAAGCGTTTAGGAAATGCTGTGGATCCTTTTGAAACACTTTCTGTTTATGGACCAGATGCAACAAGATGGTACATGATAAGCAATGCCAATCCTTGGGATAACCTAAAGTTTGATATTGAAGGTATAGAAGAAGTAAGACGCAAATTCTTTGGAACGCTTTACAACACCTATTCATTCTTTAGTCTGTATGCAAACCTAGATGGCTTTACATATGATGAAAACCCTATTCCTTTAGAGCAACGCCCAGAAATAGATCGTTGGATATTGTCTGAATTACATTCACTTATTAAAGATGTAGACTCATATTATAATGATTATGATGCCACAAGAGCAACTAGAGCAATATCTGAGTTTGTACAAGAAAACCTTAGTAACTGGTTTGTAAGATTAAGCAGAAGGCGTTACTGGAAAGGCGATTATGAAACAGATAAAATATCAGCATATCAAACACTTTTTGAGTGTTTGTTAACCGTATCTAAACTCGGAGCTCCAGTCTCTCCATTTTTTATGGACAAACTTTACAGAGACTTAATAATGGCTTCAAATAAGGAGCCGTTTGAAAGTGTACATTTGGCCGAATTTCCGATAGCAGATGAAACGGTCATTGACAAAAGTTTAGAGAGTAAAATGAAAAAGGCACAAATAGTGTCTTCTTTAGTACTTTCATTACGAAGAAAAGAACAAATAAGAGTACGCCAGCCATTACAGCGTATTATGATACCTGTATTAAACGACCAACAGCGTAGCGAGATTTTAGCAGTAGCAGACCTTATAAAAACAGAGGTTAACGTTAAGACTATAGAGCTTTTAGATGATGCAAGCGATATTCTTGTAAAGCAGATTAAGCCTAACTTTAAAGTTCTTGGTCCGCGTTTTGGAAAAGACATGCGCTTTGTGGCTTCAGCAATATCAGAGATGAATGCTAAAGAAATCACAAAAATTGAGCAAGAAGGCGAAATCAGTATTGATGTTAATGGGAATTTAACTAAATTGACCCTCGAAGATGTCGAAATCACCTCTCAAGACATTGAAGGTTGGCTAGTTGCAAACAACTCTGGAATCACGGTAGCGTTAGACGTGACAATTTCTGAAGATCTTAGAAAAGAAGGAATTGCAAGAGAGTTTGTCAATCGTATTCAAAACCTACGTAAAGATAGTGGTTATGAGGTCTCAGACACCATTGCTATTAAAATACAAAAAGACGGCAAAATCGAGACTGCCGTAACAGACAATATGGAGTATATTAAAAACGAAACTCTAGCTACAAGTCTCGATCTTGTAGAAGAGTTAGATAATGGTACAGTAGTTGAGTTTGATGATGTAACTACGAAGCTATTTATAGATAAAAACTAA